One Novosphingobium sp. EMRT-2 DNA segment encodes these proteins:
- a CDS encoding ATPase — protein MSQIALPLVTAVGAETIAIGPSLQPVIDGLRAAADWPFRTAILSGPPRSGKSLLARWFAESGAGDVVDDADSLPQDDLFHRWNRAQAEGRPLLIVSNAAPGEWQVTLPDLASRLGAALPLEIGAPDDALLVALIEAHAARRGLVLGDGALAYLLPRIERTHAAAERLVETIDRLSLERKASVTISLLRDALAVSGGESGERTGRQPPRLP, from the coding sequence ATGTCGCAGATCGCCTTGCCGCTGGTAACCGCCGTGGGCGCGGAGACGATTGCCATCGGGCCTTCGTTGCAGCCGGTGATCGATGGCCTGCGCGCCGCAGCGGACTGGCCGTTCCGCACCGCGATCCTTTCCGGCCCGCCGCGTTCGGGCAAGAGCCTGCTGGCGCGCTGGTTCGCCGAAAGCGGGGCGGGGGACGTGGTCGACGATGCCGACAGCTTGCCGCAGGACGATCTGTTCCACCGCTGGAACCGCGCGCAGGCGGAAGGCCGGCCGCTGCTGATCGTCAGCAACGCCGCGCCGGGCGAATGGCAAGTGACCCTGCCCGATCTCGCTTCCCGGCTGGGCGCGGCGCTTCCGCTGGAAATCGGCGCGCCTGATGATGCCCTGCTGGTGGCCTTGATCGAAGCGCATGCGGCGCGGCGCGGGCTGGTGCTGGGCGATGGCGCGCTGGCCTATCTGCTGCCACGCATCGAGCGGACCCATGCGGCGGCAGAACGGCTTGTCGAAACAATCGACAGGCTGAGCCTTGAGCGCAAGGCATCCGTCACCATATCGCTGCTGCGCGACGCGCTCGCCGTTTCAGGGGGCGAGAGCGGCGAGCGCACGGGCCGGCAACCGCCGCGCTTGCCTTGA
- the epsC gene encoding serine O-acetyltransferase EpsC → MFAKLIDYLDSIQARDPAPRSRWEILLYPGLWAVALHRVAHWLFQGKLYFLARAVNHFSRFMTGIDIHPGAKIGRHLFIDHGFTVIGETAEIGDNVTIYQCVTLGGTNPANGVPGKRHPTLQDNAIIGSGAQILGPITVGQRARVGANAVVTEDVPEGATMIGLKARSTLVPVETWLKDFIPYGTPCKEPCEPAGGTRVDELEAEVAALKAQVAALVAAQLETADGDGTAPSPTRRRSRT, encoded by the coding sequence ATGTTCGCGAAACTGATCGACTATCTGGATTCGATCCAGGCGCGCGATCCCGCGCCGCGTTCGCGTTGGGAAATCCTGCTCTATCCCGGCCTGTGGGCGGTGGCGCTGCACCGCGTGGCGCACTGGCTGTTCCAGGGGAAACTCTATTTCCTGGCCCGCGCGGTGAATCACTTTTCCCGCTTCATGACCGGAATCGACATCCATCCCGGCGCGAAGATCGGCCGCCACCTGTTTATCGACCACGGCTTTACCGTGATCGGGGAAACGGCCGAGATCGGCGATAACGTCACGATCTACCAGTGCGTGACGCTGGGCGGCACCAACCCCGCCAACGGCGTGCCCGGCAAGCGCCACCCCACGTTGCAGGACAACGCGATCATCGGATCGGGCGCGCAGATTCTCGGCCCGATCACGGTGGGCCAGCGCGCCCGCGTGGGGGCCAACGCGGTGGTGACCGAAGATGTGCCCGAAGGCGCAACGATGATCGGCCTCAAGGCCCGCTCCACGCTGGTCCCGGTCGAAACCTGGCTCAAGGACTTCATCCCTTATGGCACGCCCTGCAAGGAGCCGTGCGAGCCGGCGGGCGGCACCCGCGTCGATGAACTGGAGGCGGAAGTCGCCGCGCTCAAGGCGCAGGTGGCCGCGCTCGTGGCGGCGCAGCTCGAAACCGCCGACGGTGACGGAACCGCGCCGTCGCCCACGCGGCGGAGGTCGCGGACCTGA
- a CDS encoding DUF2794 domain-containing protein — MPQVAFARDELTRILDLYGRMVAAGIWRDYAMDFGRDAASFSAFRRTAERPSARIEKCPALRTRQGMWALYGEAGQVLKRGHELAGVLVPLERKLLKVVDD; from the coding sequence GTGCCGCAGGTAGCCTTCGCGCGTGACGAACTCACGCGGATTCTCGATCTCTACGGGCGCATGGTCGCGGCTGGCATCTGGCGGGACTATGCGATGGATTTCGGGCGCGATGCTGCCAGCTTCTCGGCTTTTCGGCGCACTGCCGAGCGGCCCAGCGCCCGGATCGAGAAATGTCCGGCCTTGCGGACCCGCCAGGGCATGTGGGCGCTTTATGGCGAGGCGGGGCAAGTGCTCAAGCGCGGGCATGAATTGGCCGGCGTTCTTGTCCCGCTCGAACGCAAGCTGCTCAAGGTGGTGGACGATTAG
- a CDS encoding DUF4328 domain-containing protein has protein sequence MTIEDGRRILAGRAKALSIVLLLFVAADLALSVITALGLLDQAATDPMAARIAIAAGLAQFGCLVASAVTTSMWLYRANDNLRQTGAALAYGPNGAWAWYLVPVANLFKPFQAMQEIWDASLEASSGAASNGQALLRLWWGCWIGGNILATLAQRLEDVNHAVAAVLGFGATASLAGSAWFLYRIVGEITEAQQARGEAAVFA, from the coding sequence ATGACGATCGAGGATGGCAGGCGAATACTGGCCGGTCGCGCCAAGGCCCTGTCCATCGTGCTGCTGCTGTTCGTGGCGGCCGATCTGGCGCTTTCCGTCATCACCGCCCTGGGCCTGCTCGATCAGGCGGCCACCGACCCGATGGCCGCCCGCATCGCGATCGCGGCGGGTCTGGCCCAGTTCGGGTGCCTTGTCGCCAGCGCGGTCACCACATCGATGTGGCTCTATCGCGCCAACGACAACCTGCGTCAGACCGGCGCCGCGCTGGCCTATGGCCCCAACGGCGCCTGGGCGTGGTATCTGGTCCCGGTGGCCAATCTGTTCAAACCGTTCCAGGCCATGCAGGAAATATGGGACGCCAGCCTTGAGGCGTCATCGGGAGCGGCAAGCAATGGCCAGGCGTTGCTGCGCCTGTGGTGGGGATGCTGGATCGGCGGCAACATCCTCGCCACCCTGGCCCAGCGCCTGGAAGACGTGAACCATGCCGTCGCCGCCGTGCTCGGCTTCGGCGCCACCGCCAGCCTCGCCGGGTCAGCGTGGTTCCTCTATCGCATCGTGGGCGAGATCACCGAAGCGCAGCAGGCGCGGGGCGAAGCGGCGGTGTTTGCCTGA
- a CDS encoding SDR family NAD(P)-dependent oxidoreductase translates to MSISFKDRVAIVTGAGGGLGRAYALELGRRGAKVVVNDLGGSRDGTGASDAAQKVVEEILAGGGEAIANGGSVTEYEQMAEMVARAKEKWGGVHVLINNAGILRDKSFTKMEPADFELVVKVHLIGSAFATKACWDLMREQNYGRILMTASSTGLFGNFGQANYGAAKLGLAGLTKTLYLEGAKYNVKVNTLAPVAATRMTEDILPEEAFKLFGPENVVPAALFLVSEDAPSNAIVGAGAGAYHSAWVTMNKGVVLPPAERTVEGFAAAWDRISDRTGDFVPASGSEQSQVIIGQLQAAMKG, encoded by the coding sequence ATGTCGATTTCGTTCAAGGACCGGGTTGCCATCGTTACCGGCGCCGGCGGCGGGCTGGGCCGCGCCTACGCGCTCGAACTGGGCCGGCGCGGCGCCAAGGTCGTGGTCAACGATCTGGGTGGATCGCGCGACGGCACCGGGGCTTCGGACGCGGCGCAGAAGGTCGTCGAGGAAATTCTTGCCGGCGGCGGCGAAGCCATCGCCAACGGCGGGTCGGTGACCGAATACGAGCAGATGGCCGAGATGGTCGCACGCGCCAAGGAAAAGTGGGGCGGTGTCCACGTCCTGATCAACAACGCCGGCATCCTGCGCGACAAGAGCTTCACCAAGATGGAGCCCGCCGATTTCGAATTGGTGGTGAAGGTCCACCTGATCGGCTCCGCCTTCGCCACCAAGGCGTGCTGGGATCTGATGCGCGAACAGAACTACGGCCGCATCCTGATGACGGCCTCGTCCACCGGACTGTTCGGCAACTTCGGGCAGGCAAACTACGGCGCGGCCAAGCTCGGCCTCGCCGGGCTGACCAAGACGCTGTACCTCGAAGGCGCGAAATATAACGTGAAGGTCAACACGCTTGCCCCCGTGGCGGCAACGCGGATGACCGAGGACATCCTGCCCGAGGAAGCCTTCAAGCTGTTCGGCCCGGAGAACGTCGTCCCGGCGGCGCTGTTCCTCGTCTCGGAAGACGCCCCCAGCAACGCCATCGTCGGCGCGGGCGCGGGCGCTTACCATTCGGCATGGGTCACGATGAACAAGGGCGTGGTCCTGCCGCCGGCGGAACGCACCGTGGAAGGCTTCGCCGCGGCGTGGGACCGCATTTCCGACCGCACCGGCGATTTCGTGCCGGCATCGGGATCGGAACAGAGCCAGGTGATCATCGGCCAGCTGCAGGCCGCGATGAAAGGCTGA
- a CDS encoding porin: MKGRGASALIVAAMVALPPVAARAQSVQELQRQIDELKAAVQTLTAALAATKAAPSGATTGQVTASAAPAPAPVALASAAPAPATPLPVASSGAPARAKAWYERIQVRGYTQLRYNSIISGDATAPGNRSRLRSVSDSGLNDAGNFSLRRVRLVFQGDVTDRISFYLQHDFATAVASQSVGERRESFGQLRDAYVDVALDRAKRFKLRFGQSKVPYGWENLQSSSNRLPLDRSDAINSAVPGERDLGVIAFYTPARVQRIWDDLGRKGQKLFGSYGAFSLGAFNGQGIARSEQNKTLMLTAMGTWPFRLDGLGDAFAGQVLELGASVMRNKVQPDTRTGGVSPVAFDDNRVGLHAILYPQPFGIQAEWNWGRGPEFDVAAQAIRAKKLDGGYVQTMYRVEESPIGPFMPYARWQRYRGGYKAAINAPRLETDEVELGVEWQPIKAIELTLAYARMKRNEADERRLGRAEGSVIRSQLQWNY; the protein is encoded by the coding sequence ATGAAGGGACGCGGCGCGTCAGCGCTGATCGTAGCGGCCATGGTTGCGCTGCCTCCGGTAGCCGCGCGGGCGCAGAGCGTGCAGGAGCTGCAGCGCCAGATCGATGAACTGAAAGCCGCCGTGCAAACGCTGACCGCGGCGTTGGCCGCAACGAAGGCGGCACCCAGCGGCGCGACGACCGGTCAGGTGACGGCTTCCGCAGCGCCAGCGCCGGCGCCCGTGGCCCTTGCATCGGCGGCACCGGCACCTGCCACACCCTTGCCGGTCGCTTCGTCCGGCGCTCCCGCCCGCGCGAAGGCGTGGTACGAACGCATCCAGGTGCGCGGCTATACCCAGCTGCGCTACAACAGCATCATCTCCGGCGATGCCACCGCGCCGGGGAACCGTTCGCGCCTGCGCTCCGTTTCGGACAGTGGGCTGAACGATGCCGGCAATTTCTCGCTCCGGCGGGTGCGGCTTGTTTTCCAGGGCGATGTGACCGACCGAATCTCGTTCTATCTCCAGCACGATTTCGCCACTGCTGTTGCCAGCCAGTCCGTCGGCGAACGGCGCGAATCGTTCGGGCAGTTGCGCGATGCCTATGTCGATGTCGCACTGGACCGGGCCAAGCGCTTCAAGCTGCGCTTCGGGCAATCGAAAGTGCCCTATGGGTGGGAAAACCTGCAATCGTCGTCCAATCGGCTCCCGCTCGACCGTTCCGACGCCATCAACAGCGCGGTTCCGGGCGAGCGCGATCTGGGCGTGATCGCGTTCTACACGCCGGCGCGCGTGCAGCGGATCTGGGACGATCTGGGCAGGAAGGGCCAGAAGCTGTTCGGCAGCTATGGCGCTTTTTCGCTGGGCGCGTTCAACGGGCAGGGGATTGCCCGGTCCGAACAGAACAAGACGCTGATGCTCACCGCCATGGGCACATGGCCGTTCCGGCTCGATGGCCTGGGTGATGCGTTCGCAGGGCAGGTGCTCGAACTGGGCGCGTCGGTGATGCGCAACAAGGTGCAGCCCGATACCCGCACGGGCGGCGTCAGCCCGGTGGCGTTCGACGACAACCGCGTGGGTCTGCACGCCATCCTCTATCCCCAGCCGTTCGGGATTCAGGCCGAATGGAACTGGGGGCGCGGGCCGGAATTCGATGTCGCGGCGCAGGCCATTCGCGCGAAGAAGCTGGACGGCGGCTATGTGCAGACGATGTACCGGGTCGAGGAATCCCCGATCGGCCCGTTCATGCCCTATGCGCGCTGGCAGCGGTATCGCGGCGGCTACAAGGCGGCGATCAACGCGCCGCGCCTGGAAACCGACGAGGTGGAACTGGGCGTGGAATGGCAACCGATCAAGGCGATCGAGCTGACGCTGGCCTATGCCCGGATGAAGCGCAACGAAGCCGATGAACGCCGCCTCGGCCGGGCCGAGGGCAGCGTCATCCGCAGCCAGTTGCAGTGGAACTACTAA
- a CDS encoding branched-chain amino acid aminotransferase: protein MATLAESEMTFTRLPHPAPLAADARAAVLADPGFGKAFSDHMVSIDWDEQHGWHNASVVPYGPIPLDPAAAVLHYAQEIFEGLKAYRLADGGIALFRPEANAARFNASARRLAMPELPETLFVQAVKELVLADRDWFPTVEGGSLYLRPFMFASEAFLGVRPSKQYKFLVIASPAGNYFKSGAPTVSIWVSDYTRAAPGGTGAAKCGGNYAASLVPTAEAFERGHDQVLFLDAVERKWVEELGGMNLFFVFDDGSILTPELTGTILPGITRESLIRLAQEEGLTVREGRYSLDQWKADAASGRLVETFACGTAAVVTPVGRVSSHDGAFTIGSGGPGQLTQKLRQKLVAIQRGDAPDAHGWVKRIA, encoded by the coding sequence ATGGCGACGCTCGCCGAATCCGAAATGACCTTCACCCGCCTGCCCCATCCCGCGCCGTTGGCGGCGGATGCGCGCGCGGCCGTGCTGGCCGACCCCGGCTTCGGCAAGGCCTTTTCCGATCACATGGTATCGATCGACTGGGACGAGCAACACGGCTGGCACAACGCCTCGGTCGTTCCCTACGGCCCGATCCCGCTCGATCCCGCAGCTGCCGTCCTGCACTATGCCCAGGAAATCTTCGAAGGGCTGAAAGCCTATCGCCTGGCCGACGGCGGCATCGCCCTGTTCCGCCCCGAAGCCAACGCGGCGCGCTTCAACGCATCGGCCCGCCGGCTGGCCATGCCCGAGCTGCCGGAAACCCTGTTCGTGCAGGCGGTGAAGGAACTGGTACTGGCCGACCGGGACTGGTTCCCGACCGTGGAAGGCGGCTCGCTGTACCTGCGCCCGTTCATGTTCGCGTCGGAAGCCTTCCTCGGCGTGCGCCCGTCGAAGCAGTACAAGTTCCTGGTGATCGCCTCGCCAGCCGGCAACTACTTCAAGTCGGGCGCGCCGACGGTCTCGATCTGGGTGAGCGACTACACGCGCGCCGCCCCGGGCGGCACCGGCGCGGCCAAGTGCGGCGGCAACTACGCTGCCAGCCTTGTCCCCACCGCCGAAGCCTTTGAACGCGGCCATGACCAGGTACTGTTCCTCGATGCGGTCGAGCGCAAGTGGGTGGAGGAACTGGGCGGCATGAACTTGTTCTTCGTGTTCGATGACGGTTCGATCCTGACGCCCGAGCTGACCGGCACGATCCTGCCCGGCATCACCCGCGAAAGCCTGATCCGGCTGGCGCAGGAAGAAGGCCTCACCGTGCGCGAAGGACGCTACAGCCTGGACCAGTGGAAGGCCGACGCGGCTTCGGGCAGGCTCGTCGAAACCTTCGCCTGCGGCACGGCGGCGGTGGTTACCCCGGTCGGCCGCGTTTCCAGCCACGATGGCGCATTCACGATCGGATCGGGCGGCCCGGGCCAGCTCACGCAGAAGCTGCGCCAGAAGCTGGTGGCGATCCAGCGCGGCGACGCGCCGGATGCGCACGGCTGGGTCAAGCGGATCGCCTGA
- a CDS encoding TlyA family RNA methyltransferase, with translation MRVDQLLVERGLVESRARAQALILAGLVYAGEAKIAKAGQTVPADIALDVRGRDHPWVSRGGIKLAHAIAHFALDPRGVTAMDIGSSTGGFTDVLLQNGADHVFAVDSGTNQLAWKLRQDPRVTVLEQTSARVLTPAHIDRPASWVVCDASFIALRKVLEVPLALAARPTRLVALIKPQFEVGRAEVGKGGVVRDPALHARVCAEVRAWLEGEGWEVDGIVESPITGPEGNVEFLIAAFRA, from the coding sequence GTGCGCGTGGACCAGTTGCTGGTCGAACGCGGGCTGGTCGAAAGCCGCGCGCGGGCGCAGGCGCTGATCCTGGCGGGGCTGGTCTATGCCGGCGAGGCGAAGATCGCCAAGGCCGGGCAAACGGTGCCCGCGGACATCGCGCTGGACGTGCGCGGGCGCGATCACCCGTGGGTTTCGCGCGGCGGAATCAAGCTCGCCCACGCGATCGCGCATTTCGCGCTGGACCCGCGCGGCGTGACCGCGATGGACATCGGCAGTTCCACCGGCGGTTTCACCGATGTCCTGCTCCAGAATGGGGCCGATCACGTTTTCGCCGTCGATTCGGGCACCAACCAGCTGGCGTGGAAGCTGCGGCAGGACCCGCGCGTCACCGTGCTGGAACAGACCAGCGCCCGCGTGCTCACGCCGGCGCATATCGACCGGCCCGCGAGCTGGGTGGTGTGCGATGCCAGCTTCATCGCGCTGCGCAAGGTGCTGGAGGTGCCCTTGGCGCTGGCGGCGCGGCCGACGCGGCTGGTCGCCCTGATCAAGCCGCAGTTCGAGGTCGGCCGGGCGGAAGTGGGCAAGGGCGGCGTGGTGCGCGATCCGGCGCTGCACGCCCGCGTCTGTGCCGAGGTCCGGGCCTGGCTTGAGGGCGAGGGCTGGGAGGTGGATGGGATCGTGGAAAGCCCGATCACCGGGCCGGAAGGCAATGTGGAATTCCTGATCGCGGCTTTTCGCGCCTGA
- a CDS encoding TspO/MBR family protein: MRYLASPAQLRASLLRWSLFTVPLVLALGFLSGRSAGSGPDNPWFASLVKPGLYPPPATFGIVWTVLYALMGVALAMVLSARGARGRGLAVAAFVVQLALNLAWSPVFFGLHRIAFALGIIGALALALAVTIALFWRVRPLAAGLLLPYLAWVCFASLLNWQLLALNPGADGASSAGATVRVQLAH; encoded by the coding sequence ATGAGATACCTCGCTTCGCCCGCACAGCTTCGGGCCAGCTTGTTGCGCTGGTCGCTTTTCACGGTTCCGCTCGTCCTCGCGCTGGGCTTCCTTTCGGGAAGAAGCGCGGGCAGCGGGCCTGACAACCCCTGGTTTGCGTCCCTGGTCAAGCCCGGCCTCTATCCGCCGCCTGCCACGTTCGGGATCGTGTGGACGGTGCTCTACGCGCTGATGGGCGTTGCGCTCGCCATGGTGCTTTCGGCGCGGGGCGCGCGGGGACGAGGGCTGGCAGTGGCAGCGTTCGTCGTGCAGCTCGCGCTCAACCTGGCGTGGAGTCCCGTGTTCTTCGGCCTGCACCGGATAGCGTTCGCTCTTGGCATCATCGGCGCCCTGGCGCTGGCGCTGGCGGTCACGATCGCGCTGTTCTGGCGCGTGCGCCCGCTGGCGGCGGGGCTGTTGCTGCCCTATCTCGCATGGGTCTGCTTTGCGTCGCTGCTCAACTGGCAGTTGCTGGCGCTCAATCCGGGCGCGGACGGCGCTTCTTCCGCGGGGGCGACGGTGCGGGTGCAACTCGCTCACTGA
- a CDS encoding accessory factor UbiK family protein, translated as MQSENPLIADFVKLMNSAAGTLAGVGREAGETAREKVREVFGGLDFVSREEFDAVKDMAAAAREEVEALKARLAALEGAKAD; from the coding sequence ATGCAGAGCGAAAACCCGCTGATCGCCGATTTCGTCAAGCTGATGAACAGCGCCGCCGGAACGCTTGCCGGCGTGGGCCGCGAAGCCGGCGAAACCGCGCGCGAAAAGGTGCGGGAGGTCTTCGGCGGCCTCGATTTCGTCAGCCGCGAGGAATTCGACGCGGTGAAGGACATGGCCGCGGCCGCGCGCGAGGAAGTGGAAGCGCTCAAGGCGCGCCTCGCCGCGCTGGAAGGTGCCAAAGCCGACTGA
- a CDS encoding PAS domain S-box protein, whose protein sequence is MLAEEHLSAIIQSSDDAIISKRLDGTVISWNPAATRIFGYEEAEMIGQSIRLLIPADRQGEEDDIIGRLQRGERVRHFETIRLRKDGTPIRVSLTISPVLDADGHIIGASKIARDVTDQFAAAEALKESELRFRMLADNISQLAWIAEPDGGLNWYNRRWYEYTGTRFEEMQGWGWAAVQHPDHLERVREKFARYITAGREWEDTFPLRGRDGSYRWFLSRAKPIRDERGVILAWFGTNTDVTELLDKEEQIRVLLMEVNHRSKNMLAVVQALARRSGNVDPVFLQRFEQRLASMSANQDLLVRRGWATIPMGELADAQLAILDGESRSHVSVDGPDIALSPRAAEVIGMALHELATNALKYGALSLIGGSVHLAWWEADGRFVVEWRERGGPAVAPPRESGFGTTLIRHIPARSLSANVTLDYAQEGLLWRLDCDADIAHHLASS, encoded by the coding sequence TTGCTGGCGGAAGAGCATCTTTCCGCGATCATCCAGTCATCGGATGACGCCATCATCAGCAAGCGGCTCGACGGCACGGTCATCAGCTGGAATCCGGCCGCGACCCGCATCTTCGGGTACGAAGAAGCGGAAATGATCGGCCAGTCCATCCGCCTGCTGATTCCAGCGGATCGCCAGGGCGAGGAAGACGACATAATCGGCCGCCTGCAGCGCGGGGAGCGCGTGCGGCATTTCGAAACGATCCGGCTGCGCAAGGATGGCACGCCCATCCGCGTTTCGTTGACAATCTCCCCCGTGCTCGACGCCGATGGCCACATCATCGGCGCGAGCAAGATCGCGCGCGACGTGACCGACCAGTTCGCCGCTGCCGAAGCGCTCAAGGAAAGCGAGCTCCGCTTCCGTATGCTGGCCGACAACATCTCGCAACTGGCGTGGATCGCGGAACCGGACGGCGGGCTGAACTGGTACAACCGCCGGTGGTACGAATACACGGGCACCCGGTTCGAGGAAATGCAGGGCTGGGGTTGGGCGGCTGTCCAGCACCCCGACCATCTCGAACGGGTCCGCGAAAAGTTCGCGCGATACATCACCGCCGGCCGCGAATGGGAAGATACGTTTCCCCTGCGCGGGCGCGACGGCAGCTATCGCTGGTTCCTTTCGCGCGCGAAGCCGATCCGCGATGAGCGCGGCGTGATCCTGGCTTGGTTCGGGACCAACACCGACGTGACCGAGCTGCTGGACAAGGAAGAGCAAATCCGCGTCCTGCTGATGGAAGTGAACCACCGCTCCAAGAACATGCTGGCCGTGGTGCAGGCGCTCGCCCGGCGATCGGGCAACGTCGATCCGGTATTCCTCCAGCGCTTCGAACAGCGCCTCGCCAGCATGTCCGCCAATCAGGACCTGCTGGTCCGCCGTGGCTGGGCGACGATCCCGATGGGCGAACTGGCCGATGCCCAGCTCGCCATTCTCGATGGCGAGAGCCGCAGCCACGTTTCCGTCGATGGCCCGGACATCGCCCTTTCCCCCCGCGCGGCCGAAGTGATCGGCATGGCGCTGCACGAGCTGGCCACCAACGCCCTGAAATACGGCGCGCTTTCCCTGATCGGGGGCAGTGTCCATCTTGCCTGGTGGGAAGCGGACGGGCGCTTTGTGGTAGAATGGCGGGAACGCGGCGGCCCCGCCGTGGCCCCGCCGCGCGAAAGCGGGTTCGGCACCACGCTGATCCGCCATATTCCCGCGCGCAGCCTGTCGGCGAACGTGACGCTGGATTATGCGCAGGAAGGGCTGCTGTGGCGGCTGGACTGCGATGCGGACATCGCCCACCATCTTGCTTCGTCCTGA
- a CDS encoding PLP-dependent aspartate aminotransferase family protein: MKRTTGQDRSITAKWRPATRAVRAGTWRSEMGETSEALFLTSGYSYDDAATVAARFAGEQPGMTYSRLQNPTVAMLEERIAMLEGAEACRAQASGMAAMTAALLCQLSAGDHIVAAKAAFGSCRWLVDSLLPRFGVEGTVIDSRDNAAWEAAIRPNTKVFFFETPANPTMDIVDMEYVCGLARAHGITTVVDNAFTTSALQRPLEFGADVVAYSATKMMDGQGRVLAGAVCGSDDFITNKLLPFQRNTGPNLAPFNAWVVLKGLETLDLRINRQSENALKVGRFVESRVPTILHPGLASHPQHDLAMKQMSACGSIFSIVLDGGREQAHALLDALQLIDISNNIGDSRSLMCHPASTTHYSVPPEAREDMGVTEGMLRLNVGLEDPDDLIEDLDQALTKAGL, encoded by the coding sequence ATGAAACGGACGACTGGCCAGGACCGCTCGATCACCGCCAAGTGGCGCCCCGCAACCCGCGCCGTGCGCGCCGGCACGTGGCGTTCGGAAATGGGCGAGACGTCGGAAGCGCTGTTCCTCACGTCGGGCTACAGTTACGACGATGCCGCCACGGTCGCCGCGCGCTTTGCCGGCGAACAGCCCGGCATGACCTATTCACGCCTCCAGAACCCTACGGTGGCGATGCTGGAAGAACGCATCGCCATGCTGGAAGGCGCCGAAGCCTGCCGCGCGCAGGCCAGCGGCATGGCGGCGATGACTGCCGCGCTGCTCTGCCAGCTTTCCGCCGGCGATCACATCGTCGCCGCCAAGGCCGCGTTCGGATCGTGCCGCTGGCTGGTGGACAGCCTGCTGCCGCGCTTCGGCGTGGAAGGCACAGTGATCGATTCCCGCGACAACGCGGCGTGGGAGGCTGCGATCCGCCCCAACACCAAGGTGTTCTTCTTCGAAACGCCGGCCAATCCGACGATGGACATCGTCGACATGGAATATGTCTGCGGCCTCGCCCGCGCGCACGGCATCACCACCGTGGTCGACAACGCCTTCACCACCAGCGCGCTGCAGCGCCCGCTGGAATTCGGCGCGGACGTGGTCGCCTATTCCGCCACCAAGATGATGGACGGACAGGGCCGCGTACTGGCCGGGGCCGTGTGCGGTTCGGACGATTTCATCACCAACAAGCTACTGCCGTTCCAGCGCAACACCGGGCCGAACCTGGCGCCGTTCAATGCCTGGGTCGTGCTGAAAGGTCTGGAAACGCTGGACCTGCGGATCAACCGGCAAAGCGAGAACGCGCTGAAGGTCGGCCGGTTCGTGGAAAGCCGCGTGCCCACGATCCTGCACCCCGGCCTTGCCAGCCATCCCCAGCACGATCTGGCGATGAAGCAGATGTCGGCCTGCGGCTCGATCTTCTCGATCGTGCTCGATGGCGGGCGCGAACAGGCGCACGCGCTGCTGGATGCGCTGCAACTGATCGACATCTCCAACAACATCGGCGATTCGCGTTCGCTGATGTGCCACCCCGCCTCGACCACGCACTATTCGGTCCCCCCCGAAGCGCGCGAGGACATGGGCGTGACTGAGGGGATGCTCCGCCTCAACGTCGGCCTGGAAGACCCGGACGACCTGATCGAGGATCTCGACCAGGCGCTGACGAAAGCCGGTCTTTGA